The genomic window TCCAGGTCCCGGTGAAACACCGCAGGTCTTTGAAACGTCGTCAGACCTGACTGCCGTCATTGCATGGAATGCACTTCCGGCACAGACTGTTCAACCCTGGGTATTGAACGCGGGCGATACAAGCACCTGGATTGAAGGTACTGCCAACAACATTCAAGTTGGCGATGCATTGTTATTTGTGAGCAACGCCGCGGGCACGTCCACATCTCCAAATGTTGGCGATGTGCGTTATATCACCAATGTTTTGATTGACGCGAATTCCGGGAAGACACAGATTACATGGAATGCTCCTTTTGACGGCCCTTCTGCTAATTCCGCAGACACTGACTTTGCGAACGCTCTGGACCAAAATGCATCCGCCATAAGCCTATATGTTTTCCGCAAGAAAGCTGCGCTTTATGGAGTACAGGCACCAGCGATGGCCTTACTGCCAAACGGTAATAACACAGGAATCGATCCGACCAGGATCAAAGGCTACGTCAGCGGTGGGAGTGACTGGGACTTCACCAAAATCTATAACAACGACGGCCGAATCAATCTCGACGCATCTTATTCCGGCCTGGATTCAGGACAATGGGTAATTCTCACCGGACTGGGCTATACATCTTTTTTTCAGATCAGTGCTGCGCCGGTTGAGTCCAACCCGAATGCTTTCACCCTCAATGCAAAAACAACCCAGCTCACTCTGACTCTGGGTGAGATTCTTACTGGAAACAGGTCGTTCTCAACGCAAACAGTTGTGGGCAAGTTTGTAAGCGAAACCCGCGACATCACAGCGTATGTCCAGAGTGTACAGTTATCTCCTGCCACGCAACCGCTCATTGCCTGGGACCTCGATAGCAAATACACAAAACAAGCCGGAATGCTTACGCCGGTTGAAGGCACAGTTCTTTCGGTCGTCGGAGGGCAACAGATCGCTTCCGGTCAGCCCATTGGGGTCTTCGGAAAACGCCTGCGACTGCAGGTAGCCTCAGGCTCAAACGCGATCTTTACCCCGACATATGCAGCAGCAACACTGCAGGTTTCCGACGGACAAATTTTTCTTGTAGATAGCTTTCCACCTGCAGTTGACCCTGCCACCGGAAGCTCGCTCTGGAGTGTCATTACTCTCAGCGGCATTCCGGGATCGCTGCTGGCGGACAAGATCACTCTGCTTCCTTCTGATGCTGCGGACCCAACTGTAAGTGAGGCGGCACTCGTGCAGACGCCTTCTGTCCAAGGCGACATCACCTCTCTCGCACTTCTACAACCTCTTGCGCGCATCTACGACCGCACCACGGTCACGGTGAATGCCAATGCGGTGGATGCAACACATGGCGAAACTGTCCAGGAAATTCTGGGCAATGGTGATGCAAGCAACGCTGCGCTTGAATTTACGCTCAAGCAGGTCCCGTTAACCTATGTCTCTGCGCCAAAGGGAAACGGCTCTCAATCCACGCTTCAGGTCTGGGTAAACAATCTGCAATGGCAAGAAGTCCCGAACCTTCTCTCGTCCGGCCCGGCCGACCGTGTCTTCGTAACTCGCGTAAATGCAGCAGGCAAAGTGGTTGTGCAGTTTGGAAATGGCGTGAATGGCTCGCGCACGCCAACCGGACAGGCCAACATTCGCGCTGTATATCGCAAAGGAATCGGCAGCGCCGGGATGGTGCAGGCTGGGAAGCTTTCACAGCCGTTGGACCGCCCGCAGGGCCTCAAGTCTGCCATCAACCCAAGTCCAGCATCCGGAGCGGCCGATCCTGCATCAGCCGATGACGCCCGCACCAGCGCGCCACTACCTACGCTCACGCTCAACCGCATCGTCTCGCTTGATGACTACCAGAACTACGCTCTTGCTTTTGCTGGAATTGCGAAGGCCCTTGCCACATGGACATGGTTCGGCAATACGCGCGGCATCTACCTCACCGTGGCTGGAGAGAATGGCGCAGTGCTTCATCCCGACGACGACGTCATTCATCATCTTGTGCAGGCCTTACGCACGCAGGGCAATCCATACGTACCCTTAAAAGTCGTCTCTTATTCGCCAGTACTTTTCCGCTTTGCGGCACAAATTCGTGTTGACAGCGACTACTTGTCTTCGCTTGTACTCTCCAATATCTGGCAGAACCTGACAGAGGCATTCTCCTTCAGCACCCGCCAGCTCGGTCAAAATGTCGTGGCGAGCGAAATCATCGAGCTGATCCAGCAAACTCCCGGAGTAGTTGCCGTCCAACTTCAGTCGCTCGGCCTGAGCAGCGAACCACTCTCATCCATCGTCCCTCCTGTACTCTGCGCCTCTTCACCTGCAATGCGGCTGCGTGTTCCTATTTTCAGATTTCCTTTGCACCGGTTCCCGGCGTCGCAATTTCTGCACGCTACCCAGTTCAACCAAACACCGCAGCCCGCGCAGATGTTGCTACTCGATCCAGTAACCTTCAGCAATCTTGGAGTGTGGTCATGAGCCTTGACGCAGAGCAACTGTACGCCTTGCTGCCCGCGGTATACCGCACACGCGATGCTGCCGCAGGAGGCCAGCTTCAATCGCTCTTTGCTGTTATGGCGCAGCAGGCTGCGATCATTGAAGATAACATCGAACAGCTTTACGATGACCAGTTCATCGAGACATGCGCGCCATGGGTGGTCTCCTATATCGGCGACCTCATTGGGTACAACTCTATTTATGATGTCGCGGCGGCAAACATTGCTAGCCGCGCGGAGGTTGCCAATACCATAGGCTATCGCCGCCGCAAGGGAACTCTGATTGCGCTGGAACAAGTAGCAAAAGACGTATCTGGCCGTGAGTCTGTCGCCGTTGAATACTTCCACCGGCTCATCACCACGGAAAGCATGCGTCACGTGCGATCGCACCACGCAGCTACCGTCAACCTGCGGTACGAAGACCAAATTGAGAAACTCAACACGGCATTCGACACACAAAGTCGCACAACGGATGTACGCCGCATCGCTCCGCGCAACCGGGTCGTAAGCGATCCGAACACGACGCCACTTGAGATTGCCCTGCATGGCCCTGGACGCTTTAACATTCCCGATATTGGTATCTGGCTGTGGCGTTGGCAAAGCTGGCAAATCACCAATGCTGAGGCATTTCCTCTCGGCAAAGGACGCTACATGTTCAGCGCTCTCGGACAGAATATACCGCTTTTTTCGCGACCCACGGTTCGAGCCTCATTCAGCCGTCTCACCACGCGCATGGATGTGCCGCAACCCGTTACACGACGCGAATTTGGCAAAGATCCCAGGGCCTTTTACGGAAGCAGCATGGAACTCTTTGCTGATGGCCAACCTTTGCCTCTTTCACAGATTGTCTGCTGCAATCTTTCTGCATGGACTGCTACGCCAGCCGGGAAAATCTCTATCGATCCGGAACTTGGACGTATCCAGTTCGCCGACGATCTTCTGCGGCCACAATCTCTGCGGCTAAATTACTGCTACGGCTTTCCGGCCCCCTTGGGTGGTGGGCCGTATGACCGATCCGCCAGCTTGCCCCGCCTCAATCCCATGAAGCTGCCTTTCCTTTGTGTAGTAGGATCACAGGAAACACCAACGCTGGAAGCAGCCATTGCACTGTGGAACCAGCAGGCACCAGGCACCACGGGGCTTATTATTCTGCCTAATTTTGAGTCCTTCACAATAGACCTGACCGGAACAAATGCTATCCAGATTCCTGAAGGTGGACAGCTTTCTATAGTAGCGGCGGAAACCCATACTGTTGCTCCACAAGACGTGACCTTTGCCAATTCACGCACTACTCTGTCTGGAAACATTACAGTCAATGCTGCCTCAACAGGACAGCTCGTCCTGAGTGGCCTCTGGATTGCCGGCCAGCTTTCCATCACAGGCTCGGCTGCAAGTGTCCAGCTTATGGACTGCACTTTCGTTCCTGGTCTTGCGCTTAACACGGACGGCGAACCCCGGGCCCCGGGCGAACCCAGCATTTTTATTCATGCAGTAAACACAATCCTCTCACTCACCCGCTGTATCTCCGGCCCAATTGCTGCTGCCCCCGGCGGATCCACACGAATCTGTTCCAGCATTGTAGACAGCACCTCACCATGCTGTGTTGCCTATGCGGGAAGTGACCTCGCCTCCCCTGGCGCAGACCTTCATATCGAAGACAGCACCATCATCGGCAAAGTACATACTCGCACGATGAGCATGGCATCGAATACCATCTTCTACGCACGGCTTGCACGACGCGACCCGTGGCCTGCACCCATCTGGTGCAGCCGTCAGCAAACCGGCTGCATGCGCTTCTGCTTTGTTCCTGCGAATTCCATCACCCCGCGCCGCTACAAATGCTTACCCGCCGATGCTGATAGCGAAGCAGCACTCAAACCGCAGTTCATCACGCGCCGCTATGGCGATCCGTCCTATATGCTCCTTAGCGGCCGAACCCCACTCGCCATCTGGCAAGGCGCAGACAACGGCTCGCAGATTGGCGCGTACAACCAGATCCAGGAAACCGAAGCGGTCCGCAATGTGCAGTTGCGTGCCCCTGAGTATCTTCCCTTTGGTCTTGAAAGCGGAATTTTTCTCATTCCCTCTCGTCCGCTTGCTGAACATCCTCTGCCTCCAACTCCGTCCTATTACGGGCCACAACGCGCCATGACATGTTGCGAAGACGAGGCCGAGGAGCATGGTTTCACAGGTATTGGCGCAAATCTGATTTAAAGCAGGTGCACGTTATGAAAGGCGACTTCAGCCGTATCCGATTCTCACCCAAGAAGCAGTACACAGCCGTACTCGAGCAGCAAGGGCGCGTGGCCCTTGACGCCGACTCGAATGAACAGTGCGCCATTCACGACTATCTTCGGCGCACAGAAACCGTTGACGTGATTGGAGACTATGGCGCCCCAGCCAATGAAGCCGGCTTCGCCATCACCGTGGACAGCTCTACAGGTGAGATCTTAATTGGCACAGGTCGCTACTATGTGCAAGGGTTGCTGTGCGAGAACAAGGACAGCAGCCTCACCCTGAGCACGCAGCCATTTCTGATAGATCCCAATCTCAACGAAAGCGAGATGCTCACGGAACTGCGCCGCTCCCAGGGACAGGCATCCATTCGCATCTTCCTTCAAGTATGGCAACGCCTGGTCACTGCACTTGATGATCCCTGCCTGCGAGAACCTGCTCTCGGGCAGGCTGATACGACTGCCCGTCTCCAAACGGTCTGGCGCGTAGTGGCTTCTCTCACCAAGCCGGCTACAAACACGAGTGCCCCATCACTCACTCAACGTGCTCTTTCTCCTGTGCTCGGGACCGTAGTCGATCGGCCCGTTTCCAGCGTTACGCCTGTTGGAACGCGACCCGTGAGTGTAGGTACAGGCGGAACTGGAGCTGCTACGGGCACAGCTCCTGTTTCCACCGGTGCAAGTACGGGTACAACCGGAATTCTGCCCATCCATGTGCTTACCTGCTGCGAGCAGATGTACTTTCAAACAGTTGATGCCAGCACTGGCAAACTCAGCGCACAGACTAGTGGGGGATCTGATACCTGCGGATGTCAGCCCATTCCTGCTGCTGGCTACCGCGGTCTTGAAAACCAACTCTATCGCGTTGAAATCCACCATGGCGGTGATGAAACCGCCGCCACGTTCAAATGGTCTCGCGAGAACGGATCTGTTGTTTCCGCTGTTCTTGGTGTTTCCGGCGCAAACGTACAGGTAGACAGCCTGGGTCCTGACGCAAACCTGGGTTTCCAGCCCAACCAATGGGTTGAAATTTACGATGATACATACCTCTTCGGCCCAACACCCAATCAGCCCGGCAATCTGTATCAGATCCAGAGCATTGACCCGTCCTCCAATTCCATTACGATGTACACCACTGTCTCTCCTGTGGATACGCTCCACAACGCGCGCATCCGCCGCTGGGACCAGATGTCCGCCTCTGCCACCTCCAACGGTATTCCTCTTTCTTCCGGAACGTGGCTTGACCTCGAAAATGGCATTCAGATCAGCTTCGCCGAGGGTACTTATCAATCTGGTGATTACTGGACCATTCCTGCCCGTACTGCCTCAGGCCAGATTGACTGGCCGCCCTGCGACAGCGATGGTGCGTTATGGCAGCTTGCAAAAACGGTCCGCGTCCATTCAGCCCATCTTGCCTGTATTCACTGGGACCAGAAAAAAGAAAGCTTCCAGGTAGAAGATTGCCGCCGTTTCTTCTCACCATTGACTGCTCTGACCGCTCCGGTCTCTCCGCAGGCGATGCACGTCACTCAAATCAGTTGGACAAACGATGACATCGTCACCCTTGACCAGCTTGTCGCCAGCGGCCTCACTGTCACATTGGACGGCAGCCCTTCAGGACCGATCAACAGTGCAAACTTTATCGTCGATTTTGAAATCGCTGCGCCACCGGCCAATACGGATGCCGCGAAAGAGTTTGCTGCCGTATTTCAAAGGGCGGTATTTGAAGGTGCACCTTCTACCATCCTGCGAGGCATCACCATCACAGATTCCCTCATCACGGTGAATAACAATACGGTCCTGTGGCAATTGCCTTATCTTGAATCGGGCTACGCGCAGCGCGTTACGGTCCTGTATCTGAATGCGTTGCTGGCTGCTGGAGCCCCTGCCGGATGGTTTGCCCGCGCTCGCGTCCGCCTGATGGGTCGCACTATTTTTTCTGGCAGCACCGGAAACCAGCTTTTCCTTGATGGCCAGAGCTATGGGCAGGCCGCACTCCGCGCCGATGGGACCACGCCGCGCGTTGATCTGCAGCTGCCTTCAGGAAATGATGAGAAAGCCAGTGATTTTGAAAGCTGGTTCTATGTGGCCCCGACGTTATTGCTTTCTTCTCTAACGATAAATTACCCCGCTCTTACCGTGACCATTAACTCAAACAACCAGGTCACGGGCGTAACTTCCAGCACCGCAGCAGGAGTTGCACCACAACCCGTTACACCTCAGGCGACGCTTACCGTCAATTATCCAGCCATCGCCGACACCACTGTTTCTCTTGCACTTACGGGAGCCACAGGTGTTGGGACCATTGCGAGCATCCCGTCAACAGTCACAATCAAAAGAAACACAAGCAGTGTCATCATCCCCATCTCTGTGCTTGGCAATCCCGGGGCCAGCACAACAGAAACCTTCCAGATGACAGCGTCCATCACCTCAGCAATCGGGCAGGCCTTTCAGCAATCGGTCTCATTTTCTGTAACCGGCGTACAGCCCAACATAGTGATTCAGTAGAGCAAAAGGAATAGAAACATGCGTGCTGTCTGGTCATTCTGGAGCAAACCCTTCCTGGCCGCCAAAGGACGGATATGGAAGACGCAGTTTCATCATTTGCTCTCCTGGGGACTCTCACTCCGCCTCGCGCGTAAGCATTATCCCGAAACAGTGCTTGTCACTGACCGGGCAGGAAAGTCTCTGCTCGTCGACCACCTCGGCCTGACCTTTGCACACGTCTCCACTGAACTGGACCGCCTGCGTCATGCTGATCCGTCTTTTTGGGCGTTAGGCAAGCTGGTTGCCTATAGCATTCAAGACCAGCCTTTCCTTCACCTGGATACAGACGTGTTTCTCTGGACACGGCTCCCTTCCTCCATGGAACAGGCCCCGGTTTTCGCGCAATGCCCCGAACAGCACTCCATAGATCAGCATTACAGCCCACGCACCATCGAATGCTTATTCGACCGTCACCAGCTATCACTGCCTGCCGAATGGGAATGGTCGCGTTCCCGCTGGGAACGCCATTTCCGTGAAGAAAATTGCGGTATCCTCGGTGGTGTAAACACGGCCTTCTTGCGCGATTACGCCACAACTGCCTTGAGCCTCATCATGAGCCCGAATCATGCATGCGCCTGGGCTCAAATCCATGAGAAAGATGGATTCAATCAGATCCTGGAGCAGTTCTGGCTCTCGGCTTGCCTTGACTATCATCGCTTCATGCCAGACTCAGAATATCCTGGGCTCTATGTGCGTCATCTTTTTCCATCGCTCGACGTCGCACTACGTCCCGGACAAGCAGAGCGCACCGGATTTACACATCTGCTCGGCGACGCTAAACAAAGCGCCTTTGTTACAAAGCGCCTGGAAGACCGCATGCTGCATGAAGACCCAGATCTCTACCGCCAATGCGCGCGCTTGGGACAGAACGACCACTCCCACGCATGGAGTCTCTCATGAAATCTCTTTCTTCATTAATGAGAAAACAGGGCCCTTCATCTCTTCGGTCGCACAGTTCGAGCAATCAAACAGCAGACAAGCCATTTCTGCCATTGGAATCTCAACACGCGCAGCCATGCATTTCTTCGGATTCCGGCAAGCTTCCCCAATCGGTTGCCCACATCACGCTCGCACCGCTAGGCCAACCGCTGTTGCGCAAGCTCGCTATAGGCGAAACCACCGATCCTCTTGAAGTAGAAGCAGACCGTGTGGCCGACCGGGTCCTACGCATGGCGGACCCAGCCCTCCCTGCAACTGTGCATCGTTCGGCACCTGTCCTGCGCCGCAAATGTTCCTGTGAGAACAGCGGTACAAAGTGCAAGGAATGCGAAGAAGCCGAGCACAAGAAAAAGCTTCATCGTAAGGCTGCAAATACAACTACTCCAACAGAAGCCCCACCTATCGTCCATGATGTCCTGCGCTCTCCTGGTCAACCGCTCGACCCCGCCACCCGCGCCTTTTTTGAGCCGCGTTTTGGCGTGGACTTGCGCCACGTACGCATCCACAATGATGATCGCGCCTCAGAATCAGCGCGTTCCGTCAACGCGCTGGCATACGCCGTCGGAAACAACATTGCCTTTCAATCGGGCACGTACCGTCCCAACTCATCCGATGGCAGGAGGCTTTTGGCGCACGAATTGGCCCATGTCGTCCAGCAAGGCACCCTCGCCTCGGCATTCACCCTCCGTCGGACTCCCGAGGCGCCACAAAAGCGGAACGAGTCCCGCTCTGCAACGCTCGATTTACCTGATGGAGGCACCGTCTCGGTGACCCGTACCTTTCACGATTGCCCCTGTTCTGAAGTCGCCGATACCAGAACAGGTGTCTTTTACAATCCCGATCTCGACAGCCTTGCGATTGCTTACCGCCACTGCCATGGTGAAACAACTTTTGACACATATCTACGCACGGCCACTTCGTTCTCACAAGGTACTACACCTACCGGTGACGCGCGACTCGGCATTGATGTAAATGTCTGGGGCAAAAACCTTCAGGGACGCCTCATTGTTGAGGCCGTAGGCGCAAACCAAAGCTCAGGTATTTCAGGGTCCGGCATCGGTGGCCACGCGCGCATTGATTTTCAGGGTGGTAAATGGCAGGTCAGGCTCGAATCGCAATACATACGTCAGCTTTCCCAACTCTCTCCAGAAACCAATCCCAACCAACTCGAAGTCAATCTGGGTGGACGTTATGGCAAATATAGTGTTGAATTGAGCGGCAAAGACTTGCTTTCTCCTACACGCGACATCACTGGGGCCGGGTGCTATGCTCTCTCAGATAGTGTTCGCCTCTGCGGCACGATTGACGTGCAGGAAAGATCAGGCGGGCAAACCCCTCAGGTCACACCAGGCGTCTCCCTTCGGATACCGTTCGGCGAAGGTGCGCGTAAGGAACGCTGCTCGCAATGCCTCTGCCCTGCTCCAGCAAAGCAGTTCTCCTGCATGAAACATGAGAAAGCCGTTCCTCCACACCTTATTCCTCAACCGGTGACGGAAGAGTATCGCTACTATTTCGCATATAACAAGACCACTCCATCGGAGGAGGAATACTTGCGGAATGCCTCTGAAACAAATATGGAAAAACTGAAGACAGAAGCGGCGAAGCCTGGCTACCAGATCACCGCAATCACTGGCCACGCCTCTCCGGAAGGAGATGAACGTAAGATCAATGATCCGCTGGCACTCGCGCGGGCAAAAAAGACAGCCGAGATTGTCGCTTCCGTAATCAATGCAGTCCCAGGAGGAAAAAGTTACAGCCTGCCCAAACCCTCCATAGGCCGATCAGAGTTGCTCGGACGCAATCCAGCTCCGCCTTCTCCTCATTTGCGCGATGCAATTGTGGCTTCAGGCTTGCACTCCGCAGAGCAAGTTACTCCGATGCTCATCGGCAAGGAAATCCTGCGAGACGACCTGGCGCCAGAGTTTCTTGATCTTTTTAAGCGCACCACATCCGATGAGTGGATGCAGCTCTTTGGCCTGAGCACAGATGACCCCATACGACCGCATATTGAAGAAGCAGTCAATACCTTCATCGCTTCTAACGGGAAAGGCCCGCGTCCCTGGGAGCGTGTCTTCCGGCCATTACGCTTCGGCGCCGTCACTGTCCAGGGAACCGAGCAGGTCCCCGATCCAAAGGACAAAGGCAAACCCGCCCAGGATGTCACCCTAAGCAAGGAAGAATGCAATGCTTTTGGAAAACTGGCGGAAGACAAAGGCCTCTTGGGTCCAATTGACGAATCTGCTCGCCGCCCCTCCAGCACGGATGCACAAACTGATGAGTCCTGCTGGGGACTCAAACCGTCACAGGACGATATCAATGCCGGCTGCGATTACAGCCTTCCAGCAGACTTCAAGGCTCCCGCACCCTCTGCGCCCTCTTATGCTCCAGACCGTTTAGGCGGAGATGGCGGCAACTAAAACAGGATTACGCCTGATTTTTCCCGATTGCTGGATCGCTCACGCTGTCTTTCCCGGCTTCAAGGTGCCCAGCCAGCTGATGACGGAGACCCGATCCATTACCGGACAAAATGATGAAGTCGTACCAGCCATGCGTCTCCTTAAGGTGCCAGTGCTTATGCCAATCCTTGCCTGGATGCAGTGAAACATCTGTGCTCTGTTTGGTATAGGCATTCAGAATTCGTATCTCACACACCTGGCTTC from Pseudacidobacterium ailaaui includes these protein-coding regions:
- a CDS encoding putative baseplate assembly protein; amino-acid sequence: MNGECIIQEQQLCGCCEGISIETPQIINNRPALSEIVYRTGTYSSFRASLLASLSNPDYPALALLRTRNSSDFSIALLDAWAVVCDILTFYQERFANEAYLRTAMEQRSVFELARLVGFVPSPGVAASDVLAFTLSNTPGSPDNVLIPAGTRVQSVPGPGETPQVFETSSDLTAVIAWNALPAQTVQPWVLNAGDTSTWIEGTANNIQVGDALLFVSNAAGTSTSPNVGDVRYITNVLIDANSGKTQITWNAPFDGPSANSADTDFANALDQNASAISLYVFRKKAALYGVQAPAMALLPNGNNTGIDPTRIKGYVSGGSDWDFTKIYNNDGRINLDASYSGLDSGQWVILTGLGYTSFFQISAAPVESNPNAFTLNAKTTQLTLTLGEILTGNRSFSTQTVVGKFVSETRDITAYVQSVQLSPATQPLIAWDLDSKYTKQAGMLTPVEGTVLSVVGGQQIASGQPIGVFGKRLRLQVASGSNAIFTPTYAAATLQVSDGQIFLVDSFPPAVDPATGSSLWSVITLSGIPGSLLADKITLLPSDAADPTVSEAALVQTPSVQGDITSLALLQPLARIYDRTTVTVNANAVDATHGETVQEILGNGDASNAALEFTLKQVPLTYVSAPKGNGSQSTLQVWVNNLQWQEVPNLLSSGPADRVFVTRVNAAGKVVVQFGNGVNGSRTPTGQANIRAVYRKGIGSAGMVQAGKLSQPLDRPQGLKSAINPSPASGAADPASADDARTSAPLPTLTLNRIVSLDDYQNYALAFAGIAKALATWTWFGNTRGIYLTVAGENGAVLHPDDDVIHHLVQALRTQGNPYVPLKVVSYSPVLFRFAAQIRVDSDYLSSLVLSNIWQNLTEAFSFSTRQLGQNVVASEIIELIQQTPGVVAVQLQSLGLSSEPLSSIVPPVLCASSPAMRLRVPIFRFPLHRFPASQFLHATQFNQTPQPAQMLLLDPVTFSNLGVWS
- a CDS encoding DUF6519 domain-containing protein codes for the protein MKGDFSRIRFSPKKQYTAVLEQQGRVALDADSNEQCAIHDYLRRTETVDVIGDYGAPANEAGFAITVDSSTGEILIGTGRYYVQGLLCENKDSSLTLSTQPFLIDPNLNESEMLTELRRSQGQASIRIFLQVWQRLVTALDDPCLREPALGQADTTARLQTVWRVVASLTKPATNTSAPSLTQRALSPVLGTVVDRPVSSVTPVGTRPVSVGTGGTGAATGTAPVSTGASTGTTGILPIHVLTCCEQMYFQTVDASTGKLSAQTSGGSDTCGCQPIPAAGYRGLENQLYRVEIHHGGDETAATFKWSRENGSVVSAVLGVSGANVQVDSLGPDANLGFQPNQWVEIYDDTYLFGPTPNQPGNLYQIQSIDPSSNSITMYTTVSPVDTLHNARIRRWDQMSASATSNGIPLSSGTWLDLENGIQISFAEGTYQSGDYWTIPARTASGQIDWPPCDSDGALWQLAKTVRVHSAHLACIHWDQKKESFQVEDCRRFFSPLTALTAPVSPQAMHVTQISWTNDDIVTLDQLVASGLTVTLDGSPSGPINSANFIVDFEIAAPPANTDAAKEFAAVFQRAVFEGAPSTILRGITITDSLITVNNNTVLWQLPYLESGYAQRVTVLYLNALLAAGAPAGWFARARVRLMGRTIFSGSTGNQLFLDGQSYGQAALRADGTTPRVDLQLPSGNDEKASDFESWFYVAPTLLLSSLTINYPALTVTINSNNQVTGVTSSTAAGVAPQPVTPQATLTVNYPAIADTTVSLALTGATGVGTIASIPSTVTIKRNTSSVIIPISVLGNPGASTTETFQMTASITSAIGQAFQQSVSFSVTGVQPNIVIQ
- a CDS encoding DUF6734 family protein, with protein sequence MRAVWSFWSKPFLAAKGRIWKTQFHHLLSWGLSLRLARKHYPETVLVTDRAGKSLLVDHLGLTFAHVSTELDRLRHADPSFWALGKLVAYSIQDQPFLHLDTDVFLWTRLPSSMEQAPVFAQCPEQHSIDQHYSPRTIECLFDRHQLSLPAEWEWSRSRWERHFREENCGILGGVNTAFLRDYATTALSLIMSPNHACAWAQIHEKDGFNQILEQFWLSACLDYHRFMPDSEYPGLYVRHLFPSLDVALRPGQAERTGFTHLLGDAKQSAFVTKRLEDRMLHEDPDLYRQCARLGQNDHSHAWSLS
- a CDS encoding eCIS core domain-containing protein is translated as MESQHAQPCISSDSGKLPQSVAHITLAPLGQPLLRKLAIGETTDPLEVEADRVADRVLRMADPALPATVHRSAPVLRRKCSCENSGTKCKECEEAEHKKKLHRKAANTTTPTEAPPIVHDVLRSPGQPLDPATRAFFEPRFGVDLRHVRIHNDDRASESARSVNALAYAVGNNIAFQSGTYRPNSSDGRRLLAHELAHVVQQGTLASAFTLRRTPEAPQKRNESRSATLDLPDGGTVSVTRTFHDCPCSEVADTRTGVFYNPDLDSLAIAYRHCHGETTFDTYLRTATSFSQGTTPTGDARLGIDVNVWGKNLQGRLIVEAVGANQSSGISGSGIGGHARIDFQGGKWQVRLESQYIRQLSQLSPETNPNQLEVNLGGRYGKYSVELSGKDLLSPTRDITGAGCYALSDSVRLCGTIDVQERSGGQTPQVTPGVSLRIPFGEGARKERCSQCLCPAPAKQFSCMKHEKAVPPHLIPQPVTEEYRYYFAYNKTTPSEEEYLRNASETNMEKLKTEAAKPGYQITAITGHASPEGDERKINDPLALARAKKTAEIVASVINAVPGGKSYSLPKPSIGRSELLGRNPAPPSPHLRDAIVASGLHSAEQVTPMLIGKEILRDDLAPEFLDLFKRTTSDEWMQLFGLSTDDPIRPHIEEAVNTFIASNGKGPRPWERVFRPLRFGAVTVQGTEQVPDPKDKGKPAQDVTLSKEECNAFGKLAEDKGLLGPIDESARRPSSTDAQTDESCWGLKPSQDDINAGCDYSLPADFKAPAPSAPSYAPDRLGGDGGN